A window of bacterium genomic DNA:
GCGGCTACTCACGCAGGCAAAGATAATGCAGAAACTATGACAATGCAAACTGTTTCTCTTTCTGGCGCATACCGGGCGCATGCGGCGGGCACCGGCAGCGCGCGTCTTTGGTCAATGCCCAGATGTTGAATTCACCTTAATCAGTCTGTTCTGTGATGATGCGCCTACTCGAGTCTATTCCGACAATCATGGACTGTGCGAAATTCCCGCTCCAATTCACCTCAATACTTCATTTTCATGTGGGGCCAAACACCGATCAACAGGAGTTCCAGCAAGCATGGCTCTTATTCGTCCTGCGACGATGTTCCTGCCCCGGCCGGAGCTCGCGGCGCGGCTGGCGTGCCCACCTTATGATGTCGTCACGACTGCCGAGGCGCAGCGCCTGGCGCAGGGCAATCCCCTGAGTTTCCTGCGCGTGGTGCGCGCGGAAATCGATTTGCCGGAGGATACGCCGCTCGATGATGAGCGTGTCTATCGCTGCGCCCGCGAGAATTTCTTGAGTTTCATCAAAGCCGGTTGGCTGTATGCCAGCGCTGGCCCGCGTCTGTTCCTCTATCGCCTGCAAACGGCGGCGCACGCCCAAACCGGAGTGGTGGCGTGTTGCAGCGTGGACGAATATGACCGCGGTCTCATATGCAAACATGAAAACACCCGGCCGGACAAGGAGAATGACCGGGTGCAACACATGCTCGCGCTGGCGGCGCACGCGGAGGCCGTCCTGATCGCCTATCGCGGCCGCGCTGAAATCGCGGCGCTGGTGGCGGCCGAGTGCCGCGCACAACCGTTGCTGGATTTTCATGCGGATGACGGCGTGCAGCACACACTCTGGCAGGCGCGCCAGCCGGAGGCGCTGGTGCAGGCATTCGCAGACGTGCCGCGGCTCTACATCGCTGATGGCCATCACCGCTCGGCCGGCGCCAGCCGGGTCCGCAGCCGGTTGCGTGAACACAATGCCGGGCACACCGGCAACGAAGAATACAATTTCCTTCCCGCCACCCTGTTTCCCGAGGATCAGCTTCGCATCCTGCCCTACAATCGCGTGCTGCGCGGCTTGTCGAACTGGCAGCCGCACGAGTTTCTGCAGCAATTGCGCCGTGACTTTTTGTTAACCGGCAGCGCCGCGCCCTCGCCTTTGCGCAAAGGCGAGATCAGCTTGTATGTTAATGGCAACTGGCATGGGCTGACTCTCAAACCAGCCACCGCGGCCGCGCCCACCGCCGGACTTGACGTCACCCGGCTGCAGGAACAAATTCTCGCGCCCTATTTCGGCATTCACGATCAGCGCACGGACGCACGCATCGACTTCGTCGGCGGCGTGCGCGGTGTCGCGGCGCTGCAGCAGATGGTCGATTCCGGCGCGGCACAGATGGCCATCAGCATGCACGCCACCAGTCTCGAAGAATTGCTGGCGGTCTCCGACGCCGGCGCGCTGATGCCGCCGAAATCGACGTGGTTCGAGCCTAAGCTGCGCTCGGGGCTGTTCGTGCATCCGTTCTGATCGTTGCGCCAGGCACACAGGCAGATGATTGCTGCCGGCTCCTGCTTGCGCGGAAGGCGGTTGCCCGCGAGGCACCCACTCCAGTTGTCATCGACCTTCGTGCAGAATTCAGGCAGGAGAAAAGGCATGTTCCGTTTGCTCATTGCAGGCGCCGTGGCCGTACTGGCAACGGCCGCGAGCCTCCCCGGCCAAGACGCCGTTTTCAACGATGATTTCAGTCAGCCGAACCTCGCCGGCTCAAAGTGGGTGTTCGGCCGGCATGCGGGCAATCTCTCCGCCGTCGAGAATGGTGCGTTGCATCTGCGCTCCACCGGTCGCACCAGCGGCTGGATTCACACCGCTCAAAAATTCTCCCTGCAAAACAAAATCGTTCAGGTAAAAGTCGTGCAACCCAACGGCGACGGCGCGCTCGGCATCTCGCCGACGGCGAATCGTGCAGCCGCCACCGGCTTCTCGGAAGAACCGAACAGCTATCGCTTCTACACCTACCGCGCTTCACCCAACGCGCCCTACAAACTCTATGTGCGTTGGAGCAAGAATCGCGAAGCAGGCGGCCGGGAGGTTGCGGAAGAAGTGACGCTCTCCGGGCCGTGCTATTTGCGGCTGCGCCTCACCGCCGAGACGATTCACTTCGAATACTCGTTTGACGGAGAAACGTGGGCCACCGCTTATGCCGAAATCTTTGCGCTGCCCAATCTCAAGCCCGCGGATCAATACTATGTCGAACTGGCGGCAGATTACACCGAAGTCAACGGCGAGTGGGTGGTCGATGATTTCAAGATACAACCCGTCGGCGCTGCCGCAACCGTGCGTGAGCAAATCGTGTTGGACGACCCTCTGCAAAACAGAACCCAGGGCACGCGCACCGGCGGGCAATTCACCGGCAGCGGCTGGAAAGTCACCGGCCCGGAAGACATGATTGTCTATGATCTCGGCAGATATATCGAAAACGGCGCGTTCACCGTTCAACTCAACAATTTCAAACCAGCCGAGCAAAACGCTTTCGAGCGCCATCACGTGCTGAGCATGTTCCGCAATCCCTGGGGTGATCACAACATCGTTGAAAATGTCGAAACGTTGTGGGATTTGCACACCGGCTTCAACTACAAGCCCGGCGTCAAAATGCTCTCCTTCACCGACAATGCCAATGAGCAGAGCACGATTGTGTGGGATGATTGGGAGCTGGAGCGAACCTACCACGTCACCGTGATCTGGCAGGGGCGGCAGTTGCAATATTTTCGCAACGGCCGGCTCGCGGCCACCCACACCCATGCCGGCCTGCTGCAATTGCGCTATCTCTTTCTCGGCCGCGATTGCACGGTGAGCGGTGATTTTCAAACCAATTTCAAAGGCAATCAATACCCGGCGATGATCGGGCCGGTTTATTCCAACCTGGTGGTGAAGGAGTTTTTGCCGGAGGCCGGCGCTGCACCGCTGGTGCTGGATGAGATCGTCACGCAAAGCCTCTACGCCAACGCCGCACGGCTGCGCTGGTCCACGAATGTGCCGGCCGTCGGTTATGTCGAGTATGGCACAACGCCGGCATATGACCGGCAAACGCCGATTCTCGGACCGCCGGCAATCTCTTTCACCACCACTTTGGCCGGACTCGCGCCCAATCAAGTTTATCATTACCGCCTCATTGCACTCGATGCATCGGGCAACCGTGCGGTATCGGCCGATCAGACCTTCACCACTTCCACGGGCGGCCTCTTTCTTTTCAAGCCGAGTGCGGATGCCACGGTGGAGGCCTCGGGCATTTTCGGTGTGACGCGCGAACTCGGCAACTATGGCGCGGTGAATCTGCTGGCTGGCAGTGGCTGGGAAAGTTACTTGCGCTTCGAGGTGACGGGCGTGACCGGTGAGATTGCGGCTGCCGTGCTGCGGCTGCACGGCCGGCAAGCGGGCCGGAGCGGCGGCAACTTGCACGTGCTGCAACAGCCGTGGAGTGAGAAAGAAGTCACCTGGCTGTCGAAGCCGGCGGTCACGACACCGTCGATCGGCCGCTTGCCTGCCGTGCAAGCCGGGCAATGGCACGCTTTCGATCTTGCTGGGGTGATCAACGGGAACGGCACGTTCGATCTGGCATTGATCGGCGCGGGAGAAAAGCCCGTGTCGTTCGATTCGCGTGAGTCCCTCAATTCCCAACCGGAGTTGATCGTGGCGACTGCCGCGGCCACTTCCGGCACTGCGCCGGTGATCAGCAACCTCAGCAGCACACTGCTCTCACCCACTTCGGCGCTCGTCCGTTGGGAGACGGCCGCGCCGGCCAGCGCGCAGATCGAGTTCGGTTTGGATTTGGAGTACGCCAACAAAACCGCCGAAGAGAACGACTTCAGCCGCCGGCACTTCATCACACTCAGCGATTTGGCCCCATCGAAAAAATACTATTTACGCGCCTGCGCGCGTGACGTGCAGGGCCGGGTGAGAGAGACCAAAGAATTCACGCTGACCACGCCACCGGACAGCGCCGGCCAGGTTGCGTTGTATGAGGTGTACGATCTCTATCTCACCGCGGCAAGCGCCGGCGAAAATCCCTATCGCGACGGTCCGGAAGTAACGGTCACTTTCACCGGTGTTTCTGGAGAAGCGCAGGGCAAGACGATCACGGTCGCAGGCTTTTGGGACGGCGATCGCACTTTTGCCGCGCGTTTCGCGCCGACCGCGGCCGGGAAATGGGCGTGGCTTGCGAAGTCGAGTGACGCCGGCCTCAACGGCAGGCAGGGGCAGTTGTATTGCCGCGGCACGCTCCCGGCCGCGCATGTTTCCAGTCGCGGCCATGTGCTGCCGGCGGCCACTGCGCCGCGCACGCTGGCGCACAGTGACGGCACGCCCTTCTTTTTGGTGGGTGATCTGCAAACCTCGTTTCGCGCGCCCGCCCTGGCAAGCCGGCAGGACTTTCAGAGGTATGTTGAAATGCGCGCGGCCCAGGGCTTCAATTTCTTGCACGGCATGGGTTATGTGTCTGCGGTTGCGATCGGCAAAGATAATCGTCTCGAGTCCGCTTTTGATGGAGATGACTGGAATCGCCTGAATCCCACTTTCTGGCAGAACCTCGATCAACGTGTGGCGTTGTTGAATGCGCGCGGCCTGGTGGCGGGACTGCCGTTGTGGCCGCTGGAAATGCAAACCGCCTCGCCCGAACAGGTGACGCGTTTCGTGCGCTATCTGGTGAATCGCTACGCCGCCTGCAATGTCGTCTGGGTGACGGCGCTCACCGCCGAGGCGGAGGCCTCCACCACCGGCCAGGCAGCCCTGGCAGCGCTGCTGGCAGCCAATGATCCTTACCATCATCCTTTTGTGAAATTGGCAACGGAATCCGATCTGGAGTTGCCGGCGACAGCGGGCAAGGCCACGCAGCCGCAGTTGCGGGCGGTGTTCGACAGCGCGGAAGCGCGCGATGATGCCGGCGTGCACCGCGCCGTGTGGCAGACGGTGATGGCAGGCGGATTTTGTGTCTATCAGGATCGCGCGGCGATTGACAAGCTGCCGGCGGCCGCTGACGGCGCGCCCAGCCACGTGATGGCGAGGTTGCGTGATTTCTGGACCAACGACAGTCACTACGAAATTCGCTGGTGGGAATTCACGCGGTTTGCCGCGCTTGGCAATGGCCGCTGGCTCGCCGGCAATCCCGGCGTCGAGTATGTGATCTATGCTGAGAACAGCGGCGGTTTCAAAGTTGAACTCCCCGAGGCCAGCGGCCAAATTCAAGGCCAGTGGTTCAACACCAAAACCGGTTTGTGGAGCGCGGTTTTCTCCGGCGCCGGCGGCGCAGCGGTGGCTTTGAAACCGCCGGCAGAGGAGTGTGTGGCGTACATCTCGGTGAAGAGGTAGGTTGACAATGTCAAGTTAATCCTCACGCTCCCTTGATGGTCATGCTGGAAACATCCTTTTCAGCATACTGCACAGTCGTTGAAATCGCTGCGACTCAGCAGTTGCTGAAACGGACTCATCCTGAGTGACACGTTTGGCAGGTGAATCCGTTGGGTTGACCTTGTCAAGGTTGTCGGTTTTCTTTTGCTGCGGACGAGTTCTTGGACAGGATTCACGGGATTTACTGGATAGCAGGCAAATCCTTTGAATCGTGTTAGTCCCGTCAATAGGTGCAGATGCGTCCGCAAAAAGTGGTCGCGATCATGCCGGGTCGCGGCCTGCGATGCCAACGGGCGGCAGAGGACTGCTCTGCCGCCCGTTTTTTGTGCCGAGGCAAGCGCCGGCCGTGTGACGCCGGTGTGTTGCCGTGTTTTCTATTGCAGCTTGGACAGACGAACAGTATATTTCGCGGCAATCAACACTACCACGTTAAGTACACTGGCTTCTCCAGAAGGCCAGCTTGACCCCGACGGGGTCACATGTGATAGCCCACGGGCAGCGCCCTGAGAACCGACAAGATCCGTCGCGCCTGGCCCTGCAGGGGCGGCATTTCTGAGCTGGCGCTGGGGCGCCATGTTGGGGCTTGGTGATCTCTCATGGTTACCGATTTTCCAGGGCGTTGCCCTGCGCTTCTACCTTTCGCCCCTTGGGGGCTGTTTGTCTGTGCACTAGAATTCGGCTCAACGTTGCTAATCAAACCGCGCGAGAACGCACCCGCAGTAGCTCGCTTCTCCGCGAATTCGTTTCCCAGATAGAAATCCAACAAACCATAAGAGCATTATGTCAGAGCAAAACGGCAATACGCAACGGGAAAGCGCCAAAGCCTTTGGCCCCAATGCCTGGTTGATTGAAGAGATGTATCATCAGTATGCCGAGCGCCCGGATTCGGTCGCAGAAAGCTGGCGCGGTTTCTTCGAGGATTATCGCCCGATCAATGCGCCGTTGGCGCCGCTTGCCACGGCTCCGGTGAGCGCACCGGCCGCGCAGGTTGCGCCCGCGCCGCCGGAATTGCCTGCCGGCGCCGTGCCGATTCGCGGCGGCTTTGCCAAGATCGTCGAGAACATGGCGGCCAGCCTGGAGATTCCCACCGCCACCTCGGTGCGCATGATTCCGGTGAAGCTGCTGGAGGAGAACCGCCGCGCCATCAATCTCTATCTGCTCGACACCACCGGCGCCAAGATGAGCTTCACCCACCTCATCGCCTGGGCGATCGTGAAAGCGGTGAAGCAACTGCCGGTGATGGCGACCTACTTTCTCGCGCACAACGGGGCGTTCTACAAAGTCACGCCTGAGCATGTCAATCTCGGCCTGGCGGTGGACGTGGCGCGCAAGGACGGCAGCCGCGCGCTGTTCGTGCCCAACCTCAAGGCGGCGGATACGATGGATTTCGCCGCGTTCTTCAATGCCTACAACGACATCGTGCGCCGCACGCTCGCCAATCAAGCCAAGCCGGAAGACTTCGCCGATACCACCATCACGCTCACCAATCCCGGCACCATCGGCACGGTGCATTCGGTGCCGCGCTTGCTGCCGCGTCAGGGCGCCATCATCGCCACCGGCGCCATCGACTATCCGCCTGAGTATCAATTCGCGGATCCCGCCACCATCGCGCGCCTGGGCATCAGCAAAGTGATGACGGTGACGAGCACGTATGATCATCGCATCATTCAAGGCGCGGAGAGCGGACTTTTTCTGCAAAAACTGCATCAGCTTTTGCTGGGGGAGGAGAATTTCTATGACGAGATCTTCGCGAGCCTGCACATTCCTTATCATCCCGTGCGCCTGGATCGTGACCGCAATCCCTCCTTCGACGGCAGCCTGGCGGACGACGGCATGGTCGAGAAGGAAGCGCGCGTCATTCAACTGATCAACATTTATCGCGTGCGCGGCCACCTGCTCGCCAATTTGAATCCGCTCAGCGCCGAAGCCCAATCCCATCTTGAGCTCGATCCGGCGCGTTACCGCCTGAGTTTGTGGGATTATGACCGGGAGTTCATCACTGACGGATTGGGCGGCCGGCAGCGGGCCACCTTGCGCGAGATTCTCGACATCCTGCGTGATGCCTATTGCCACACCATCGGCATCGAATACATGCACATTCAGGAGCCGGAGCAGAAGGCGTGGGTGCAAGAGCGCGTGGAGGGCAGCAAGCGCCGCGACTGGCTGGACGCCACGGCGAAGCGCCGTATCCTCGATAAGCTGAACTCCGCGGAGGCCTTCGAGCGCTTCCTGCACACCAAGTACGTCGGCCACAAGCGCTTCAGCTTGGAAGGCGCGGAGTCGTTGATTCCGATGCTCGACGCGCTGCTGGAGCGCGCCCTGCAGCACGGCGTGGAGGAGGTGGTGATGGGCATGGCGCACCGCGGCCGCATGAACGTGCTGGTCAACGTCATCGGCAAAACCTACGGCGCGGTGTTTCGCGAGTTCGACGACAATCCCGATCCCAACAGCCGCGAAGGTACCGGCGATGTGAAGTATCACTTGGGCGCCACCGGCCGGCACGTGAGTGCCAGCGGGCAAGGAGTCAATGTCACGCTCGCCTCCAACCCCAGTCATCTCGAGGCAGTCAATCCGGTGGTGGAAGGCATGGCGCGTGCGCTGCAGGACATGCGTGGGGAGGGCCAGCGCACCGGCGTGCTGCCGATTCTGCTGCACGGCGATGCCGCATTCGCCGGGCAGGGCGTGGTGGCGGAAACCCTGCATCTGAGCGCGCTGCCGGGCTATCGCACCGGCGGCACCGTGCATCTCGTCATCAACAATCGCATCGGCTTCACCACCGCGCCGGTGGACGCGCGCTCGAGCGTGTATGCCACCGACGTCGCGAAGATGGTGCAGGCGCCGATTTTTCACGTCAACGGCAATGATCCGGAGGCCTGCATCCGCGTCATTCAGCTCGCCGTCGATTTCCGGCAGGCGTTCAACAAAGACGTGGTGGTGGACTTGATGTGCTATCGCCGCCACGGCCACAACGAAAGCGATGAACCGAGCTACACTCAGCCGTTGATGTACGCCCGCATCAACGAAATGCGCTCGGTGCGCAAGCTCTACACCGAACAGCTCGTCAAGCGCGGCGAGATGACGCTCAAGGAAGCCGAGGCCATGCTCGACGATTTTCAGAACAAGCTCGAGACCGCTTTTCGCGAGACCCGTGAACGCGCGCCCGAGCCGGTTACTCTGCCGGCGCGGGCCTCCTCGCCGCCGCTGCTGAGCAAGACTTCGACCGGCGTGCCGCTGGCGGTTCTGGAGGAAATCAATGCCGCGTTGGTGCGCTTTCCATCCGGTTTCACCCTGCATCCCAAACTCGCCCGGCAGATGCAAGCGCGCAGCCGCATGCTCGCCGAAGACAATGTGGAATGGGGCCTGGCCGAAGCGTTCGCTTTTGGCGCGCTGCTGTTGGAGGGCATACCGGTTCGCCTTTCCGGCCAGGACTCACAGCGCGGCACGTTCAGCCACCGCCACGCCGTGTTCGTGGATTATCACAACGAAGCGGAATATACGCCGCTCAACCACCTGCGGCCGGAGCAGGCGCCGTTCATCATCTATGACAGCCTGCTCAGCGAATATGCCGTGCTCGGCTTCGAGTACGGCTATTCCGTGATGCGGGAGGAGGCGCTGGTGCTGTGGGAAGCCCAGTTCGGTGATTTCGTGAACGGCGCGCAAATCATCATCGATCAATTCATTTCGTCCGGGGAATACAAATGGGGGCAGAAGAGCCGGTTGGTTTTGTTGCTGCCGCACGGCTTCGAAGGGCAGGGCCCCGAGCATTCCAGCGCGCGCATTGAAAGGTTTCTGACGCTATGCGCGCAAAGCAACATGCGGGTGACGGTGCCGAGTACCGCCGCGCAATACTTTCACCTGCTGCGCAGCCAGATGCACGCCGGCATTCACAAGCCGCTGATCGTGATGACGCCCAAGAGCCTGTTGCGCTCGCCCTGGGCCAAGGCCGCCGCCGCCGATTTGGTGGCA
This region includes:
- a CDS encoding DUF4038 domain-containing protein, whose protein sequence is MFRLLIAGAVAVLATAASLPGQDAVFNDDFSQPNLAGSKWVFGRHAGNLSAVENGALHLRSTGRTSGWIHTAQKFSLQNKIVQVKVVQPNGDGALGISPTANRAAATGFSEEPNSYRFYTYRASPNAPYKLYVRWSKNREAGGREVAEEVTLSGPCYLRLRLTAETIHFEYSFDGETWATAYAEIFALPNLKPADQYYVELAADYTEVNGEWVVDDFKIQPVGAAATVREQIVLDDPLQNRTQGTRTGGQFTGSGWKVTGPEDMIVYDLGRYIENGAFTVQLNNFKPAEQNAFERHHVLSMFRNPWGDHNIVENVETLWDLHTGFNYKPGVKMLSFTDNANEQSTIVWDDWELERTYHVTVIWQGRQLQYFRNGRLAATHTHAGLLQLRYLFLGRDCTVSGDFQTNFKGNQYPAMIGPVYSNLVVKEFLPEAGAAPLVLDEIVTQSLYANAARLRWSTNVPAVGYVEYGTTPAYDRQTPILGPPAISFTTTLAGLAPNQVYHYRLIALDASGNRAVSADQTFTTSTGGLFLFKPSADATVEASGIFGVTRELGNYGAVNLLAGSGWESYLRFEVTGVTGEIAAAVLRLHGRQAGRSGGNLHVLQQPWSEKEVTWLSKPAVTTPSIGRLPAVQAGQWHAFDLAGVINGNGTFDLALIGAGEKPVSFDSRESLNSQPELIVATAAATSGTAPVISNLSSTLLSPTSALVRWETAAPASAQIEFGLDLEYANKTAEENDFSRRHFITLSDLAPSKKYYLRACARDVQGRVRETKEFTLTTPPDSAGQVALYEVYDLYLTAASAGENPYRDGPEVTVTFTGVSGEAQGKTITVAGFWDGDRTFAARFAPTAAGKWAWLAKSSDAGLNGRQGQLYCRGTLPAAHVSSRGHVLPAATAPRTLAHSDGTPFFLVGDLQTSFRAPALASRQDFQRYVEMRAAQGFNFLHGMGYVSAVAIGKDNRLESAFDGDDWNRLNPTFWQNLDQRVALLNARGLVAGLPLWPLEMQTASPEQVTRFVRYLVNRYAACNVVWVTALTAEAEASTTGQAALAALLAANDPYHHPFVKLATESDLELPATAGKATQPQLRAVFDSAEARDDAGVHRAVWQTVMAGGFCVYQDRAAIDKLPAAADGAPSHVMARLRDFWTNDSHYEIRWWEFTRFAALGNGRWLAGNPGVEYVIYAENSGGFKVELPEASGQIQGQWFNTKTGLWSAVFSGAGGAAVALKPPAEECVAYISVKR
- a CDS encoding multifunctional oxoglutarate decarboxylase/oxoglutarate dehydrogenase thiamine pyrophosphate-binding subunit/dihydrolipoyllysine-residue succinyltransferase subunit codes for the protein MSEQNGNTQRESAKAFGPNAWLIEEMYHQYAERPDSVAESWRGFFEDYRPINAPLAPLATAPVSAPAAQVAPAPPELPAGAVPIRGGFAKIVENMAASLEIPTATSVRMIPVKLLEENRRAINLYLLDTTGAKMSFTHLIAWAIVKAVKQLPVMATYFLAHNGAFYKVTPEHVNLGLAVDVARKDGSRALFVPNLKAADTMDFAAFFNAYNDIVRRTLANQAKPEDFADTTITLTNPGTIGTVHSVPRLLPRQGAIIATGAIDYPPEYQFADPATIARLGISKVMTVTSTYDHRIIQGAESGLFLQKLHQLLLGEENFYDEIFASLHIPYHPVRLDRDRNPSFDGSLADDGMVEKEARVIQLINIYRVRGHLLANLNPLSAEAQSHLELDPARYRLSLWDYDREFITDGLGGRQRATLREILDILRDAYCHTIGIEYMHIQEPEQKAWVQERVEGSKRRDWLDATAKRRILDKLNSAEAFERFLHTKYVGHKRFSLEGAESLIPMLDALLERALQHGVEEVVMGMAHRGRMNVLVNVIGKTYGAVFREFDDNPDPNSREGTGDVKYHLGATGRHVSASGQGVNVTLASNPSHLEAVNPVVEGMARALQDMRGEGQRTGVLPILLHGDAAFAGQGVVAETLHLSALPGYRTGGTVHLVINNRIGFTTAPVDARSSVYATDVAKMVQAPIFHVNGNDPEACIRVIQLAVDFRQAFNKDVVVDLMCYRRHGHNESDEPSYTQPLMYARINEMRSVRKLYTEQLVKRGEMTLKEAEAMLDDFQNKLETAFRETRERAPEPVTLPARASSPPLLSKTSTGVPLAVLEEINAALVRFPSGFTLHPKLARQMQARSRMLAEDNVEWGLAEAFAFGALLLEGIPVRLSGQDSQRGTFSHRHAVFVDYHNEAEYTPLNHLRPEQAPFIIYDSLLSEYAVLGFEYGYSVMREEALVLWEAQFGDFVNGAQIIIDQFISSGEYKWGQKSRLVLLLPHGFEGQGPEHSSARIERFLTLCAQSNMRVTVPSTAAQYFHLLRSQMHAGIHKPLIVMTPKSLLRSPWAKAAAADLVAGTFQPVLDDPETPRPAAVMLLCTGKVAFDLMEYRRTHQLEPAAIVRIEQLYPFPHAAVDEVLQRYPNATDVRWVQEEPFNMGAWIYMQARLRDHLPATHRLSYVGRISSGSPATGSHKVHVLEQEDLVRRAFERG
- a CDS encoding DUF1015 family protein, whose protein sequence is MALIRPATMFLPRPELAARLACPPYDVVTTAEAQRLAQGNPLSFLRVVRAEIDLPEDTPLDDERVYRCARENFLSFIKAGWLYASAGPRLFLYRLQTAAHAQTGVVACCSVDEYDRGLICKHENTRPDKENDRVQHMLALAAHAEAVLIAYRGRAEIAALVAAECRAQPLLDFHADDGVQHTLWQARQPEALVQAFADVPRLYIADGHHRSAGASRVRSRLREHNAGHTGNEEYNFLPATLFPEDQLRILPYNRVLRGLSNWQPHEFLQQLRRDFLLTGSAAPSPLRKGEISLYVNGNWHGLTLKPATAAAPTAGLDVTRLQEQILAPYFGIHDQRTDARIDFVGGVRGVAALQQMVDSGAAQMAISMHATSLEELLAVSDAGALMPPKSTWFEPKLRSGLFVHPF